A single Cyclopterus lumpus isolate fCycLum1 chromosome 1, fCycLum1.pri, whole genome shotgun sequence DNA region contains:
- the LOC117736525 gene encoding gastrin/cholecystokinin-like peptide has translation MSRKVIVVFALLVALLPPSAAGEPKETPLLRQLLANRETVRSLAGRQEPAPQAPSARMERRAHLSENEREIMTKQIMQAISEVMNSGCMSDRDYQGWVDFGRRDAE, from the exons ATGTCAAGGAAAGTTATTGTGGTGTTTGCACTGCTGGTTGCCCTGCTACCACCCTCTGCAGCTGGAGAACCTAAGGAGACTCCTCTCCTACGGCAGCTTCTAGCCAACAGGGAGACCGTAAGAAGCTTGGCAGGCAGACAGGAGCCGGCACCTCAGGCTCCCTCAGCACGGATGGAGAGACGGGCACACCTATCGGAGAATGAACGGGAGATTATGACGAAACAAATAATGCAAGCAATCTCAG AGGTGATGAACTCTGGGTGCATGTCAGATCGGGACTACCAGGGCTGGGTGGACTTTGGACGCCGGGACGCAGAATGA